A genomic stretch from Clavelina lepadiformis chromosome 5, kaClaLepa1.1, whole genome shotgun sequence includes:
- the LOC143458551 gene encoding MAP kinase-interacting serine/threonine-protein kinase 1-like has protein sequence MKMHVSKSSSSSTASPSELSGDDCLMKDNSSDKRLVKQISGATDISNIDANLTDEDSVMPNTASVSEPIEINPTKRLQAAQAARQRRRKKRRTRAADSFCNGTFDDLYYITDELLGEGAYARVWTCVNKYTNKQYAVKIIEKHVAGHSRMKVFKEVELLHQCTGRSNILQLIEYFEDSERFYLVFEKMYGGTLLHRIEKSEHFDECEAARVVKDIATALAFLHDKGIAHRDLKPANILCETADKVSPVKICDFDLASGCRSSIMEPIRTPELSSPVGSAEYMAPEVVDTFVFEESLSYDKRCDIWSLGVITYIMLSGHPPFVGACGEDCGWDVGEACQACQDMLFASIKSGEYSFPEEQWSGVSNDAKDLISHLLVRDRSSRYNAHEILEHPWIRGSASETPLSTPQLLSRRDSSTHDLTQFAAHAVAYERKLACNDNSTIVQDFSQIRLSPPGNSALAKRRLGTSPPSASDLGIMMKYNADSAATIKQSPQKHNGTTAAGHTCATMARLVTSARGTAKSTMGFGLKSIQGT, from the exons atgaagATGCATGTTAGTAAAAGCTCATCATCATCAACAGCAAGCCCAAGTGAATTGAGTGGTGATGACTGCCTGATGAAAGATAATTCAAGTGATAAGAGACTTGTAAAACAAATTAGTGGTGCAACAG ACATTTCTAATATTGATGCTAATTTGACTGACGAAGACTCCGTAATGCCTAACACTGCCAGTGTGAGTGAACCTATTGAGATAAATCCGACTAAAAGACTGCAG GCAGCACAAGCTGCTCGTCAGAGAAGACGAAAGAAGAGACGCACAAGAGCTGCTGACAGCTTCTGCAATGGCACGTTTGATGACTTGTATTATATTACTGATGAACTGCTTGGTGAAGGTGCTTATGCAAGGGTCTGGACGTGTGTTAACaaatatacaaacaaacaGTATGCTGTAAAG ATAATAGAAAAACATGTTGCCGGACACAGTCGAATGAAAGTGTTTAAGGAGGTTGAGTTGTTGCACCAGTGCACTGGCAGGTCTAACATCCTTCAACTAATTGAATATTTCGAAGACTCAGAACGTTTCTACCtcgtttttgaaaaaatgtatgGAG GGACATTACTTCATCGCATTGAAAAAAGTGAACATTTTGATGAATGTGAGGCGGCGCGCGTGGTCAAAGATATTGCAACGGCGCTTGCTTTTTTGCACGATAAGGGTATTGCTCATCGCGACCTGAAGccagcaaatattttatgcGAGACTGCTGATAAG GTGTCTCCTGTGAAAATCTGTGACTTTGATTTGGCTAGTGGGTGTCGTAGTAGTATTATGGAACCTATTAGGACCCCAGAGCTTTCGTCGCCTGTTGGGAGCGCCGAATACATGGCGCCCGAGGTAGTGGACACTTTCGTCTTTGAAGAGTCGCTTTCCTATGACAAGCGTTGTGATATCTGGAGCTTGGGGGTTATAAC GTACATCATGCTGAGTGGTCATCCTCCGTTTGTTGGAGCATGTGGAGAGGACTGCGGATGGGATGTAGGGGAAGCTTGCCAGGCCTGCCAGGACATGCTTTTTGCCAG CATCAAGAGCGGTGAATACAGCTTCCCGGAAGAACAATGGAGCGGAGTGTCAAATGACGCCAAGGATCTCATTTCCCATTTACTGGTTAGGGATCGTTCTTCACGATACAACGCCCACGAAATTCTGGAACATCCATGGATCAGAGGA agTGCATCAGAAACACCACTGTCAACACCTCAACTTTTGTCACGCCGTGATTCGTCGACACACGACTTGACGCAGTTTGCAGCACATGCTGTTGCATACGAGCGGAAGCTAGCTTGCAACGACAACAGTACCATTGTGCAG GACTTCTCTCAAATCCGTCTATCGCCGCCGGGTAATTCTGCATTGGCCAAACGTCGTTTAGGTACTTCGCCACCGTCTGCTTCAGACCTTGGAATAATGATGAAGTACAACGCAGATTCGGCAGCAACTATAAAGCAATCACCCCAGAAACATAATGGAACCACAGCAGCCGGCCATACATGCGCTACCATGGCACGCTTGGTGACCAGTGCGCGTGGTACTGCCAAGTCAACTATGGGATTTGGTCTGAAAAGTATTCAGGGTACGTAA
- the LOC143459491 gene encoding exonuclease mut-7 homolog has translation MTMWDDNGSLLDILSVASNLNKLWEKQSISTLNQILSRIFEKSESCSDACLQLIEAAKNKKKPKSVANHILDCFLTYRNTHSSQPYLVSSNVKEQVLELAAVSHNNLAVKLIKSFSVDQPNLDLVTNHIRASCAKGNLNSAMAITTALNIQSEFSILEMAVPAFLQNKLNLLDPYLEGNSQDLDEMIALLDKWMNPEFNIVLFCSEHKIMSAKSEALQASFQDKVLTRWIKKFNKLNVKELCPNLCRRHSMNSLRYVLYRYYVEEAASLENTEELIKKAIGEDTWLQQQLVDLIRDSYSDFSMAEEWEKFYNLYQAPTLVAVDDDEDWCAEPQPNASTLINLSSSLSNKLNFSSVEAAPVQQFHKLKLSANCIHLVEDGASLHACQKAIKNSFLVGIDAEWTFSCGSISSQRVAVLQLAVTNAVYLVDVKYFIEQKDIDLLCSFIVDLLISRNHVKVGFGLREDLNKLAETLPLIEQAVKSCVRIVDLHVATRHAVRLYPSILVDPVHSATTSLNLKKQTGLSKLVQQVLGHPLDKSEQISDWERRPLRPSQIKYAALDAYCLLELYEKLSENLQKLGASKDLENIIYQKPATKETPRGRGRGREMKTTTCAANFLRVTKPEIRASDFRVVCDNMLQGLGRQLRCCGIDSYILSNHDAHDVAAKVATRENRVILSSGSAYDYLVGQVGESRCLNIPNTLKAKEQVAFVTNNFNVKVSQLDIFSRCQMCNSGQYLLVHSQEMLKVISIQGVGLRRPFVCVPWESLREQTATVIPPEIYESDEEDGDILFMDDPDSDKKYEKHWFAHTRDDQPQPLVKQMNNSNNSTESTTKHMLTSTASEKPRMAVKSKAQYLINPLSLSNNSALDVENGTILTPVNGKQDIVTPILWQQVPKPVCKQVAEFFCCIQCGKVYWEGNHFGNVMEKYQHIIR, from the coding sequence ATGACAATGTGGGATGATAATGGCTCACTGCTTGATATACTGTCTGTTGCATccaatttaaataaactttggGAAAAGCAAAGTATAAGCACCCTAAACCAGATTCTTAGtagaatatttgaaaaatctgAATCATGCTCTGATGCTTGCCTGCAACTTATAGAAGCtgccaaaaacaaaaagaaaccgAAATCGGTTGCAAACCACATACTGGATTGTTTTTTGACATATCGAAACACACATTCAAGTCAGCCATATTTGGTTTCTTCTAATGTCAAAGAGCAAGTCCTGGAATTAGCAGCAGTATCTCATAACAATCTTGCAGTGAAGTtaattaaatcattttcagTGGACCAACCCAACCTGGATTTGGTAACAAACCACATAAGAGCAAGTTGTGCAAAAGGAAATCTAAATTCAGCCATGGCAATAACAACCGCATTGAATATTCAGAGTGAATTTAGTATTTTGGAGATGGCAGTGCctgcatttttgcaaaacaaattaaatttgctcGATCCTTATTTGGAAGGAAATTCTCAGGATCTAGATGAAATGATTGCTCTTTTAGATAAATGGATGAACCCAGAATTCAACATTGTATTATTTTGTTCTGAGCACAAGATTATGAGCGCTAAGAGTGAAGCACTGCAAGCATCATTTCAAGATAAGGTGCTCACACGCTGGATAAAGAAATTTAACAAGCTTAATGTTAAAGAACTCTGTCCAAATTTATGCAGGAGACATTCAATGAACTCTTTGCGCTACGTGCTTTATCGTTACTATGTAGAGGAAGCAGCCTCTTTAGAAAACACTGAGGAATTGATTAAAAAAGCTATTGGAGAAGATACCTGGCTGCAGCAGCAACTTGTTGATTTAATTAGGGATAGTTACAGTGACTTTTCCATGGCAGAAGAATGGGAGAAATTCTACAACCTTTATCAAGCTCCCACTTTAGTTGCTGTTGATGATGATGAGGACTGGTGTGCAGAACCCCAACCCAATGCTTCCACtttgataaatttatcaaGTAGTTTGTCcaacaaacttaattttagTTCAGTTGAAGCAGCTCCCGTGCAGCAGTTTCACAAACTCAAATTATCAGCCAATTGTATACATCTTGTAGAAGACGGTGCGTCTTTGCATGCATGtcaaaaagcaattaaaaacagttttttggTTGGCATTGATGCTGAATGGACATTTTCTTGTGGAAGTATTTCTTCCCAAAGAGTTGCCGTACTACAGTTGGCTGTCACAAATGCAGTGTATCTTGTTGACGTGAAGTATTTCATTGAACAAAAAGATATAGACTTACTTTGCTCTTTTATTGTAGACTTACTTATTTCTAGGAATCACGTTAAAGTGGGATTTGGACTACGAGAAGATTTGAACAAGCTAGCAGAGACATTACCTCTTATTGAACAAGCGGTAAAATCATGTGTCCGAATTGTTGACCTTCATGTTGCTACACGCCATGCTGTGCGGTTATACCCTTCCATTTTAGTTGACCCTGTACATTCAGCAACAACTTCATTGAATCTTAAGAAACAAACTGGATTGAGTAAACTTGTGCAGCAGGTTCTAGGACATCCTCTGGACAAAAGTGAGCAGATATCTGATTGGGAACGACGACCACTCCGTCCCTCACAAATTAAGTATGCTGCCTTGGATGCATATTGCTTGCTTGAGTTATATGAAAAGTTGTCTGAAAACCTTCAGAAGCTTGGAGCAAGTAAAGACTTGGAGAATATCATTTATCAAAAACCAGCAACCAAAGAAACTCCTCGAGGAAGAGGAAGAGGTAGAGAAATGAAAACAACGACTTGTGCTGCTAACTTTTTAAGAGTCACTAAACCTGAAATAAGAGCCAGTGATTTTCGTGTTGTTTGCGATAACATGTTGCAAGGATTGGGTCGGCAATTGAGATGTTGTGGCATTGACTCTTACATACTCAGCAACCATGATGCTCATGATGTTGCAGCGAAAGTGGCCACTAGAGAAAATCGAGTGATTCTCTCTTCAGGGTCTGCCTATGACTATCTTGTTGGCCAAGTCGGAGAAAGTAGATGTTTAAATATTCCTAACAcattaaaagcaaaagaaCAGGTTGCATTTGTCACTAATAATTTCAATGTAAAAGTTTCCCAGTTGGACATTTTCAGCAGATGCCAGATGTGCAACAGCGGTCAATACTTGTTGGTACACAGTCAGGAAATGCTAAAAGTAATCTCCATCCAAGGAGTTGGTCTTCGTAGACCATTTGTGTGTGTTCCTTGGGAGTCTTTGCGTGAGCAAACTGCAACAGTAATTCCACCAGAAATATATGAAAGTGATGAAGAAGATGGTGATATACTGTTTATGGACGATCCCGATAGTGATAAGAAGTATGAAAAACATTGGTTTGCACATACACGTGACGATCAACCTCAGCCCCTTGTTAAGCAAATGAATAACAGCAATAATAGCACAGAATCAACTACCAAACATATGTTGACATCCACTGCATCTGAAAAACCTCGCATGGCAGTAAAGAGTAAGGCCCAGTACCTTATTAACCCGCTTTCTCTATCTAATAACTCAGCCCTTGATGTGGAGAATGGTACAATTCTTACACCTGTTAATGGTAAACAGGATATAGTAACACCAATATTGTGGCAGCAAGTTCCAAAACCTGTCTGCAAACAAGTTGCCGAGTTCTTTTGCTGCATACAATGTGGCAAGGTTTATTGGGAAGGAAATCACTTTGGAAATGTAATGGAAAAATATCAGCATATTATAAGGTAG